The region CAGCCATAGATACAGGGATGTTCGGACCGTCGGCTGAGGATCGTCAGAACTACAGCGACTATCTGCTGTTCAACGTCATTCTCGAACTCGGTCGTGAACAGCAACGCACCCAGCAGAGTCTCAAAGACGTCGGACTGGTCAATGTCGAGTACGAGAACCTCGATAAGCTGGCGGATGTAGACGATGTTTGGGACTCGATCCCCGTACTTTCGAATGCAGATCCGACGGTGCGAGAGGAGTATGTTCACGGCTTCTTGGACATCTTCCGCCGGAGCATTGCAATAGACCACGATAGCACCACGAACTTCGCCGACTTCAAGCGAAACGTCATCAACCAGCTCGACGAAGAGGTTCATTTCCACGGGCAGGAGTTCTTCAATTTCCCAGTCGGGTACAGTGATACGGCAAGCACTAACGGAAGGCACCGGGTTCGCCGACTTACACATCCTCGCTCTCGACACGTCCGTTGGACATCCCGTGCGTTAGACGTCGACACCGATACTGCGAAGTCAATTATTAACAGCGTCGTTGAGCTCATCAGCGACGACGAAATACTCAAGCTGCTGACGCAGGAGTCGCTGAAGTACACTGGGAAAGTATATATGTTGAATCACAGTGCTGTTCGAGTCACGCATGCCAATCCCGAGGACGTACGGGTCTGTCCAAAATGTGGAACACCGACGACTCGGAATGAACTTGATGTCTGTCTGAATTACAGCTGTGATTCGATTATACCCGAGGAAACAAATCTTGAGTCGTCCTACTTCTATGACCTCTATACCGAGTCGCTTGATGACGCCGTTGATATCATCGCCGGCGAACACAGCGGTCAGGTTGAGAACGAAAGACGGAAACAGTTAGAGTCAGATTTCAGGGAGGGCGAAAAGGTGAATACTATTGTCTCAACGCCGACGATGGAACTCGGAATCGACATTGGTGATCTCTCGAATGTCTATATGCGGAACGTCCCACCAGACCCGAGTAACTACGCTCAGCGTTCCGGGCGGGCTGGACGGCAAAATCAGCCGTCGCTGGTCACGACATTCTGTGGTCGTGGGTTCGGGCGTGGTTCTCACGACCAGTACTTCTACCAACATCCAGAACGGATCATCGCAGGAGAAATCAGCCCACCTACGTTCCTACTCAACAACCAGGATCTGATTGAGTCGCATATCAACGCCCTCGTTCTCGAACAGATTGAGCTCAAGTTCCAGAGCAAGCCCCGACAGATGCTGGTCATCGAGGAAGGAAGCGACTACGAGATTATGCCCGATTATCGGGTAGACCTGGAGAATGCCGTCAAGAACAACCGACAGAAGATCATTCAGGCGGTGAGACAAGCGTTTGTCCGTGAGCGTGAACAGGATACCGTCGGGGAGTGGTTCACCGATGGCTTCATCGAGCGCCAAGTGGACGACTTTGTCGAGAATCTCGATGAAGCCTTCGACCCGTGGCGTCGTGAGTACACCCGCTTGAGCCGTGAATTGCGGCGATTGAATCAACTCCTCGCCACCGAAGGAGGGTCATATCAAGATAGGATCGAGCGCAACGCCATCGAAGACCGGCTTGAGGATATGCGTTCAGGGAACAAACGCTTCTATACTTATCAGTACCTCCGCTCACAAGGGTTTCTGCCGAATTACGGATTCCCAAGACAGAGCACGACGCTAACATTCACTTCCCGAGAGGACGATATTCAGCGAGATCAGACACGGGCTATCAGCGAATTCGCTCCTGGAAATCACGTTTACTACGCCGGAGAGCGGTTTGCTGTGCGGTATGCCCGTCCTCGGACGAAAGACTCAGAGCCAGTTACCCGACATCTCCGTGTCTGCCCGGAGTGCGAGACCATCCTGATGGGAGAAGATGCTCAGGAGTCCGCAGCATGCCCCTCGTGTGAAACCTCGTTCGATGGAACTCATCCAAATCCGAATGCGATGGAGCTCCCGAACCAACACGCTCAGCCAGAGGAGAATATCACCAGCGATGAGGAGGAGCGTCGTCGGCGGGGATACGAGATTAATAGCTATTACGAACGATCTGATCCTCGACAATTTAAATTAGAGGGTAACGGGATCGAGGCTAGAGTAACATATGAAGCGAGTGCGAATATCGTTTTGATTAATAGTGGGCTCCGAGATTCTGATGAAGATGATCTCGACGGGTTTGCACTTTGTATGGAGTGTAACAAATGGCTGAACAGCAGGGATCAGATCGAGAGTCACGTTGACGAGGACGATCCGGATTGCTATGCTAATGCATCAGAAGAAGCAGTCAAACATGAAATCGAGCTGTTCTCTGAAGGGCAACACGACACAGTGACGCTGACCACACCACTCCCCGAGGGGCTTGAACCTGAGCAAGCTGATGAATTTTATCGGACTCTTAAAGAAACCATCTATCAGGGTATTCTAGTTGCGTTTGACCTGGATGAGGAGGAAATTGACACCTTTGTCAAACCAGCAATGGGAGAGTATGGACAGGTCAGTATTGTGATCTACGAAACTAGTGAGGGAGGAGCAGGCGTGCTTCGCTCACTAATGGATGAGGCACGGTTTAAAAAAGCAGTTCGGGAAGCACAGACTGTTGTTCACAAGGATACTGATGATGATGGTTGCGAGCGTGTGTGCTATGATTGTCTTTTGTCTTTCTACAACCAGCCAGAGCATGAGTTCCTCGATAGAACACTTGTTGACTCATGGTTAGATAATCTCGAAAATGCGACTCTGACTGAACTAAGCGAAACAAACAGGACTGAGATGACTGAAGAGAGATTTAATGAGCTTCTCAAAGCCTGTGAATCCAGTTTTGAGCGTGAGGTCCTTCACACTATTCGAGATCAAGAGTTTGAATTTCCAGACCAGGCTCAAAAAACCGTCTACGACGGCGGTGAGCCAGTAGCAAAGCCCGACTTCTTTTACAAACGAACTGGGCGCTCTGTGGCTGTATTCGTCGACGGTCCTGCTCATCAGAAGGATTACGTCATACAGGATGACGAGCATAAACGAAGACGGCTGAAGAAGATGGGATATCGAGTTGTGGCAGTTACTGATATTGGGCAAGTCGAGGAGATGTGGGAAAACATCTAAATGACGAGGCTTTCTGAAGCCGTCTTTAATTATACATTATATAACCGAA is a window of Haloquadratum walsbyi C23 DNA encoding:
- a CDS encoding DEAD/DEAH box helicase translates to MSSRLNPFDALDNVQSSYRSYVETFQNVDDETINAWIENRIETGKVLWKEPFVQLNQRFKYGDTLEEFVTDNKLHESILDVFTGVGGDPIEPYKHQTEAIQSIQAGNNTIVSTGTGSGKSFAFGIPIVSHCLEAKERGEDGIKAVIIYPMNALANSQYEDFAERLDGTGLRLGLYTGDTPHNPDEAPEFLRQFGREEAFDSEIVSREEMQNDPPDILMTNYVMLDLILTRHEDKKLFPEMHEGALQHLVLDEIHTYTGHQGADVAALVRRLKQHTDAGKELVCVGTSATVQSDEGINANDEIAEFTGKIFGEEVDVNNVVREFHYPLPLSDDEPLPDDIEVTEEDIATFDGSLEAAQDLTEKLLDRDLMPAETTDASALGNALENHPTIKFLDEELSSQSQQIFAGEDDKSDDGKDLVSSYQEQYRPDASRYDIEQELQAALLMGTVGTTEIQGEEQPIFIPKLHTFFSQGSGLVSCLTEESLDDDEPHLSDAGDIECRTCAQEHDRSRTAYPLSFCRGCGQEYYTTVVDQENTVTQGALSTFVDTEEDEEEAYLMRGDWDRETAPLPDEWLNENGQLRDTYIEAEPRPAIYCPDCDQLTPGRVEQGQLECGCFAAQGLEVMRVNQPFLFCPNCGVHYTRRVKNEFNKLFTFGTVGRSTATDILIGNTMRNLPDDQQKTIAFSDNRQDTALQAAHLNNLYQRIRFRRSLYHTLVEGDDVSLTTLGNDIFDLLDDKEALPPAIDTGMFGPSAEDRQNYSDYLLFNVILELGREQQRTQQSLKDVGLVNVEYENLDKLADVDDVWDSIPVLSNADPTVREEYVHGFLDIFRRSIAIDHDSTTNFADFKRNVINQLDEEVHFHGQEFFNFPVGYSDTASTNGRHRVRRLTHPRSRHVRWTSRALDVDTDTAKSIINSVVELISDDEILKLLTQESLKYTGKVYMLNHSAVRVTHANPEDVRVCPKCGTPTTRNELDVCLNYSCDSIIPEETNLESSYFYDLYTESLDDAVDIIAGEHSGQVENERRKQLESDFREGEKVNTIVSTPTMELGIDIGDLSNVYMRNVPPDPSNYAQRSGRAGRQNQPSLVTTFCGRGFGRGSHDQYFYQHPERIIAGEISPPTFLLNNQDLIESHINALVLEQIELKFQSKPRQMLVIEEGSDYEIMPDYRVDLENAVKNNRQKIIQAVRQAFVREREQDTVGEWFTDGFIERQVDDFVENLDEAFDPWRREYTRLSRELRRLNQLLATEGGSYQDRIERNAIEDRLEDMRSGNKRFYTYQYLRSQGFLPNYGFPRQSTTLTFTSREDDIQRDQTRAISEFAPGNHVYYAGERFAVRYARPRTKDSEPVTRHLRVCPECETILMGEDAQESAACPSCETSFDGTHPNPNAMELPNQHAQPEENITSDEEERRRRGYEINSYYERSDPRQFKLEGNGIEARVTYEASANIVLINSGLRDSDEDDLDGFALCMECNKWLNSRDQIESHVDEDDPDCYANASEEAVKHEIELFSEGQHDTVTLTTPLPEGLEPEQADEFYRTLKETIYQGILVAFDLDEEEIDTFVKPAMGEYGQVSIVIYETSEGGAGVLRSLMDEARFKKAVREAQTVVHKDTDDDGCERVCYDCLLSFYNQPEHEFLDRTLVDSWLDNLENATLTELSETNRTEMTEERFNELLKACESSFEREVLHTIRDQEFEFPDQAQKTVYDGGEPVAKPDFFYKRTGRSVAVFVDGPAHQKDYVIQDDEHKRRRLKKMGYRVVAVTDIGQVEEMWENI